In one Pseudomonas fitomaticsae genomic region, the following are encoded:
- a CDS encoding glycosyltransferase family 39 protein: protein MEVLRETPLGDTQDPFAAPNAGVRRLLRWAREHWLIPILLLATVVRFYDLTAAAIWGDEGSSLLLARYSLGGIWTHAAFDVHPPLYFMLLHGWIGVFGDGLLAIRSFSALAGIATVGLGVSLVDRLATRRAAIIAGVLLALLPTAVRYSQEVRMYALLGLLLIGATLVLVKWIRRPQRHRYLLIYALLMTAALYTHYFAVLAALSHWLYLGLIRLLPGYRLQHLQRKDWWLANLAIVALYLPWLPNLIDLLQHMDALKAGGDVGWEDPVTLSSLPSMIWLWLIQDEGEQLPLLLFVGVPLALLVLAGIAVARDRSVNHGSVLLALYTGVPLLLVFAVSFITPVFIERYLTAYALGLPMLAALAIDRLYTGVRVLAVAVLLSLLGGEMIGVNANATVDRNDQFNVMVDYVNRHFASGDRIVTSDMLWYLSYVYYNRTDAQVRLFTPPTAGGRSTRPNHYGFGTLVSDGVYLDRLGDLPKDSARVWLIGDLDADVPDPFQPLPANWQLRDQVQAGGAKARLFSLQAPNAAGEN from the coding sequence ATGGAGGTCCTTCGCGAGACGCCGCTGGGGGATACCCAGGACCCGTTCGCTGCACCGAATGCCGGTGTCCGGCGCCTGTTGCGCTGGGCGCGCGAGCACTGGTTGATACCGATCCTGTTGCTGGCCACCGTGGTGCGTTTTTATGACCTGACGGCGGCCGCGATCTGGGGCGATGAAGGTTCGAGCCTGTTGCTGGCGCGCTATTCGCTGGGCGGGATCTGGACGCACGCCGCGTTCGACGTGCATCCGCCGCTGTACTTCATGCTGCTGCACGGCTGGATCGGCGTGTTCGGCGACGGCCTCCTGGCCATCCGCAGTTTCAGTGCGCTGGCCGGCATCGCCACAGTCGGGCTCGGCGTGAGCCTGGTCGACCGGCTGGCCACCCGCCGCGCTGCAATCATCGCCGGGGTGTTGCTGGCGCTGCTGCCGACGGCGGTGCGCTACAGCCAGGAAGTGCGCATGTACGCGTTGCTTGGCTTGCTGCTGATCGGCGCGACGCTGGTGCTGGTCAAGTGGATCCGGCGCCCGCAGCGTCACCGCTATCTGCTGATCTACGCGCTGCTGATGACGGCGGCGTTGTACACCCACTATTTCGCGGTGCTGGCTGCGCTGAGCCATTGGCTGTATCTGGGGCTGATCCGGCTGTTGCCGGGTTATCGCCTGCAGCATCTCCAGCGCAAGGACTGGTGGCTGGCCAATCTGGCCATCGTCGCCCTCTACTTGCCGTGGTTGCCGAATCTGATCGACCTGCTGCAACACATGGACGCGCTCAAGGCCGGCGGCGATGTGGGCTGGGAAGATCCGGTGACCCTGTCTTCGCTGCCGTCGATGATCTGGCTCTGGCTGATCCAGGATGAGGGCGAGCAGCTGCCGTTGCTGCTGTTCGTCGGTGTGCCGCTGGCCTTGCTGGTGCTGGCGGGTATCGCCGTCGCCCGGGATCGCAGCGTGAACCATGGCAGCGTGCTGCTGGCGCTCTACACCGGCGTGCCGTTGTTGCTGGTGTTCGCCGTGTCCTTCATCACGCCGGTGTTCATCGAACGTTACCTGACTGCCTACGCGCTGGGGCTGCCGATGCTGGCGGCGCTGGCCATCGACCGCCTCTACACCGGCGTGCGCGTGCTGGCGGTGGCGGTGCTGCTATCGCTGCTGGGGGGCGAGATGATCGGGGTTAACGCCAACGCCACGGTCGACCGCAATGACCAGTTCAACGTCATGGTCGATTACGTCAACCGCCACTTCGCCAGCGGCGACCGGATCGTTACCAGCGACATGCTTTGGTACCTCAGTTATGTCTATTACAACCGCACGGACGCTCAAGTCCGGCTGTTTACGCCGCCCACCGCCGGAGGTCGATCGACTCGCCCGAACCACTACGGCTTCGGCACGCTGGTATCCGATGGGGTTTACCTGGATCGGTTGGGAGACCTGCCGAAAGACAGTGCCCGGGTCTGGTTGATCGGTGATCTGGATGCGGATGTGCCGGACCCGTTTCAGCCCTTGCCTGCGAACTGGCAGCTGCGGGATCAGGTACAGGCGGGCGGGGCGAAAGCGCGACTTTTTTCGTTGCAGGCGCCCAATGCTGCGGGAGAAAACTGA
- a CDS encoding sulfotransferase family protein, with amino-acid sequence MKGLQQFHFISGLPRSGSTLLSAILLQNPRFHAGMTSPVGALFSGVLEQCSAGSEFGAVIDTDMRRRLLRGLFDSYYADKADKPVVFDTNRQWSARLPAINDLFPQAKVIACVRNVAWVMDSLERLYRANPFENTKLFGDAVERNTVYSRCETLAQRNRLVGFAWAALKEAYYGEHADSLLIVDYDLLTQAPERVLRLVYDFIGEPWFEHDFEHLAYDAPEFDQALGVAGLHKVKPKVALQSRRTILPPDLFKQYADLSFWLDGSASAANVIRMKSDAAIS; translated from the coding sequence GTGAAGGGATTGCAGCAGTTCCACTTTATCTCCGGCTTGCCGCGCTCAGGTTCTACCCTTCTTTCTGCAATTCTTCTGCAGAACCCGCGCTTTCATGCCGGCATGACCAGTCCGGTCGGTGCGCTGTTCTCCGGTGTCCTTGAACAATGCAGCGCCGGCAGCGAATTCGGCGCGGTGATCGATACCGACATGCGCCGCCGCCTGTTGCGCGGCCTGTTCGATTCCTACTACGCCGACAAGGCCGACAAACCGGTGGTGTTCGACACCAACCGCCAGTGGTCTGCGCGACTGCCGGCCATCAACGACCTGTTCCCGCAAGCCAAAGTCATCGCCTGTGTGCGCAACGTCGCCTGGGTGATGGACAGCCTCGAGCGGCTGTACCGCGCCAATCCTTTTGAAAACACCAAACTGTTCGGCGATGCGGTCGAGCGCAATACCGTCTACAGCCGCTGCGAAACCCTGGCCCAGCGCAACCGCCTGGTGGGTTTTGCCTGGGCGGCGCTCAAGGAAGCCTATTACGGCGAGCACGCCGATTCGCTGCTGATCGTCGATTACGACCTGCTGACCCAGGCCCCGGAGCGGGTGCTGCGGCTGGTCTACGACTTCATCGGCGAACCCTGGTTCGAGCACGATTTCGAGCACCTGGCCTATGACGCGCCGGAGTTCGACCAGGCCCTGGGCGTGGCCGGCCTGCACAAGGTCAAACCCAAGGTCGCCCTGCAGTCGCGGCGCACGATTCTGCCGCCGGACCTGTTCAAGCAATACGCCGATTTGTCCTTTTGGCTCGATGGCTCAGCCAGCGCTGCCAATGTCATTCGTATGAAGTCCGACGCCGCGATCAGTTGA
- a CDS encoding Ig-like domain-containing protein has protein sequence MWWSKQKSRVTEGQRTLAAPMIMSLEPRMLFDGAVAATVADTAAQADTAAQADSHATADAAKAPAADHPSASKDTHGQADATPAASPVAVPGQSVVFVDSRVKDADSLLKGVAPGTQVVKLDAGKDGLQQIADYLDQHQGVSSVQIIAHGNAGDLWLGNSYLSADNVAQRSAILAEIGKDMNVGGDILIYGCYTAEGDRGLSFVDSLAQLTGRDVAASTNRTGVGGDWDLEIATGNIESANVLSTQAMSEYQWGLATWTATNNANTGVGSLRAALASAQNGDIVTFSSGMTVQLTSELLINKNITVDGDLNNDGVADVTLDGQYRTRVVEITSGSTVTLDGLVITRGLVSGNGGNGGYGATGAMGGGIFNAGILTLNNVSVTGNAAAGGGGGGGVTGAFYGGGGGGGGGLGGQGGGHGGTAGPGTGTLGGQAGSGGVGGYGGGYDATHMGGRGGSTTGGAGGVGVSYYSNGGNGGTASNGTISIGGGGGGAGWDKVGGAGGNAAGGIYNASTGTLKIVGTSVISNNLGAGGGGGGGGGLGSNASNGGIAGRGVGAIWNQGGTVLITAANFATISGNAAGSGAGGVALGGGTNGTSPTAVAAIFNNGGTLNTAYVEPPTATIVMSDTALKIGETSLVTITFSRAVTGFTNADLTIANGTLTSVSSSDGGLTWTATFTPTNNITDSTNLITLDNTGVTAISDGVAGVGTTSSVNYAIDTARPTVTIVMSDTALKIGDTSLVTFTFSEAVTGFTNADLTIANGTLSAVSSSDGGITWTGTFTPTASITDTTNLISLDNTGIADLAGNAGSGTSDSANYVIDTVRPTATIVVADSNLAVGETSLVTITFSEAVSGFTTADLTVANGTLTGLSSSDGGITWTATLTPTSNITDTTNLITLDNTGVVDLAGNAGSGTTNSNNYAIDTARPTATIVVADNSLRIGETSLVTITFSEAITGFTNADLTIANGTLTAVSSSDGGITWTATFTPTASITDATNLITLNNTGIADLNGNAGSGTTDSNNYAIDTVRPTATIVVADNNLRIGETSLVTITFSEAVSGFTNADLTVANGTLSAVSSSDGGITWTATFTPSASVTDTSNLITLDNTGIVDLSGNAGSGTTDSNNYAIDTVRPTATIVVADSNLTAGETSLVTITFSEAVSGFTNADLIIANGTLTAVSSSDGGITWTATFTPNVGVNDATNLITLANTGISDLSGNAGSGTTNSNNYAIDTVVPTATIIVSDPSLKIGESSLVTITFSEAVTGFTNADLTIANGTLSAVSSSDGGITWTATFTPTTNITDATNLITLDNSGVQNLSGNAGSGTTDSNNYSIDTVRPTATIVVADTALGVGQTSLVTITFSEAVTGFTNADLIIANGTLSAVSSSDGGITWTATFTPAAGITDTTNLITLDNTGISDLAGNAGSGTTDSNNYAVDSQRPTATIVMTDSDLRPGETSLVTITFSEAVTGFDNSDLSVANGTLSNVSSSDGGITWTATFTPNIGVTDLTNLIVLNNTGITDLAGNTGTGTTSSANYQVQTQVPTATIVVADTSLKAGETSLVTITFNEAVSGFDNSDLTIANGTLSNVSSSDGGITWTATFTPTNNITDSSNLITLNNAGVANLSGNSGVGTTDSNNFAIDTALPTATIVVADNRLGIGETTTVTITFSEAVSGFDLSDISVANGSLSNLTSSDGGVTWTATFTPTANVNDPTNLILIDTAGVQDLAGNLGASIAISNNYILDATRPTVNIVVANPNLGIGQSTTVTFTFSEAVSNFDLSDLSVTNGDLSNLTSSDGGKTWTATFTPTANVTDPSNFIALDTSNVTDLAGNAGSTVAVSNNYALDSERPTATVVIANPNLGVGQTSQVIITFNEAVSGFDLSDLSVANGTLSNLSSSDGGKTWTATLTPNANVNSASNAISLNMAGVSDLSGNSGSSISSSGNYVINTVPAVTPTSPLIVVTPDPEFRSSDPVAPPPPPNVPLQPIVFSPPTGDLGSPLTFAPLFEQRVIGNGIRPLGDIFINRGALSPSFIAQVFSSSDNLGDGSGHGFLGFGGGDGGVFGSSTLSSLFNQDSSAERDSLNAFGSQSIKGGDISQGLRGVFGAPTLGQQLQQIKDSEQQRVDNLAAALQQVGISEMPA, from the coding sequence ATGTGGTGGAGCAAGCAGAAGTCGCGGGTTACCGAAGGCCAACGGACGCTGGCGGCGCCCATGATCATGTCGCTGGAACCGCGCATGCTGTTCGATGGCGCCGTCGCGGCCACCGTGGCCGACACCGCCGCCCAGGCCGACACCGCCGCCCAGGCTGACAGCCATGCCACCGCCGATGCCGCGAAAGCGCCGGCTGCCGATCACCCGAGCGCCAGCAAGGACACCCACGGCCAGGCCGACGCCACGCCCGCCGCCAGCCCGGTCGCGGTGCCGGGGCAGAGCGTGGTGTTCGTCGATTCCCGGGTCAAGGATGCCGACAGCCTGCTCAAGGGCGTGGCCCCCGGAACGCAAGTGGTCAAGCTCGATGCCGGCAAGGACGGTTTGCAGCAGATCGCCGATTACCTCGACCAGCATCAGGGCGTGAGTTCGGTGCAAATCATCGCCCACGGCAACGCCGGTGACCTATGGCTGGGCAACAGCTATCTGTCGGCCGACAACGTTGCCCAGCGCAGCGCGATCCTGGCGGAAATCGGCAAGGACATGAACGTCGGCGGCGACATCCTGATCTACGGCTGCTACACCGCCGAAGGGGATCGTGGCCTGAGCTTCGTCGATTCGCTGGCGCAATTGACCGGCCGCGACGTGGCCGCCTCGACCAACCGCACCGGGGTGGGCGGCGACTGGGATCTGGAGATCGCCACCGGCAACATCGAAAGCGCCAACGTGCTGTCGACCCAGGCGATGAGCGAATACCAGTGGGGCCTGGCCACCTGGACCGCCACCAACAATGCCAACACCGGGGTCGGCTCGCTGCGCGCAGCGCTGGCGTCGGCGCAGAACGGTGACATCGTGACTTTCAGCAGCGGCATGACGGTGCAGCTCACCTCGGAATTGCTGATCAACAAGAACATCACGGTCGATGGTGACCTGAACAACGACGGTGTCGCCGACGTTACGCTCGATGGCCAATACCGGACCCGAGTGGTGGAAATCACCTCCGGCAGCACGGTGACCCTGGATGGTCTGGTTATCACCCGGGGCCTGGTCTCGGGCAACGGTGGCAATGGCGGTTACGGTGCAACCGGCGCCATGGGCGGCGGGATTTTCAACGCCGGTATCCTGACCCTGAACAACGTTTCAGTCACCGGCAACGCGGCGGCCGGCGGTGGTGGCGGCGGTGGTGTCACCGGTGCGTTTTACGGAGGTGGCGGCGGCGGTGGCGGTGGTCTTGGCGGTCAGGGCGGCGGCCATGGCGGCACGGCCGGACCGGGCACCGGAACCCTCGGCGGGCAGGCCGGCAGCGGCGGTGTCGGCGGTTACGGCGGTGGCTACGACGCGACGCACATGGGTGGCCGCGGCGGCTCTACCACCGGCGGCGCCGGCGGTGTAGGCGTGTCCTATTACAGCAACGGCGGCAATGGCGGCACGGCCAGCAACGGCACGATTTCCATCGGCGGCGGCGGTGGCGGCGCAGGCTGGGACAAGGTCGGCGGCGCGGGCGGCAATGCCGCCGGCGGCATTTACAACGCCTCGACCGGCACCCTGAAAATCGTCGGCACTTCGGTGATCAGCAACAACCTCGGCGCCGGTGGCGGCGGCGGTGGTGGTGGCGGTTTGGGCAGCAACGCTTCCAACGGCGGTATTGCCGGACGCGGCGTCGGCGCGATCTGGAACCAGGGCGGCACGGTGCTGATCACCGCCGCCAACTTCGCCACCATCAGCGGCAACGCCGCCGGCAGCGGTGCCGGTGGTGTGGCATTGGGCGGCGGCACGAACGGTACGTCACCGACCGCCGTTGCGGCGATCTTCAACAATGGCGGCACGCTCAACACCGCCTACGTGGAACCGCCGACCGCGACCATCGTAATGTCGGACACCGCGCTGAAAATCGGCGAAACCTCGCTGGTGACCATCACCTTCAGCCGGGCAGTCACCGGGTTTACCAACGCCGACCTGACCATCGCCAACGGCACGCTGACATCGGTCAGCAGCAGCGACGGCGGCCTGACCTGGACCGCGACTTTCACGCCGACCAACAACATTACCGACAGCACCAACCTGATCACCCTCGACAACACCGGGGTGACCGCCATCAGCGACGGCGTGGCGGGCGTCGGCACGACCAGCTCGGTCAATTACGCGATCGACACCGCACGGCCGACCGTGACTATCGTGATGTCCGACACGGCGCTGAAGATCGGCGATACCTCGCTGGTGACCTTTACTTTCAGCGAGGCGGTAACCGGCTTCACCAACGCCGACCTGACCATCGCCAACGGCACGCTGAGCGCCGTGAGCAGCAGCGACGGCGGCATCACCTGGACCGGAACGTTCACCCCGACGGCCAGCATCACTGACACCACCAACCTGATCTCCCTGGACAACACCGGTATTGCCGACCTTGCCGGCAACGCCGGCAGCGGCACCAGCGATTCGGCCAATTACGTGATCGATACCGTGCGCCCGACGGCGACCATTGTCGTCGCCGACAGCAATCTGGCGGTGGGTGAAACCTCACTGGTGACCATCACCTTCAGCGAAGCGGTCAGCGGTTTCACCACCGCCGACCTGACAGTGGCCAATGGCACCCTGACCGGCCTGAGCAGCAGCGATGGCGGCATCACCTGGACCGCCACGCTCACGCCGACCAGCAACATTACCGATACCACCAACCTGATCACCCTGGACAACACCGGGGTCGTCGATCTGGCCGGCAACGCCGGCAGCGGTACCACCAACTCCAACAACTACGCCATCGACACTGCGCGTCCGACTGCGACCATCGTGGTGGCCGACAACAGTCTGCGAATCGGCGAAACCTCACTGGTGACCATCACCTTCAGCGAAGCGATCACCGGTTTCACCAACGCCGACCTGACCATTGCCAACGGCACATTGACGGCGGTCAGCAGCAGCGACGGCGGCATTACCTGGACGGCGACGTTCACGCCGACCGCCAGCATCACCGACGCGACCAACCTGATCACGCTGAACAACACCGGCATCGCCGATCTGAACGGCAACGCCGGCAGCGGCACCACTGACTCCAACAACTATGCCATCGATACCGTGCGCCCGACCGCGACCATCGTGGTGGCCGACAACAACCTGCGGATCGGTGAAACTTCGCTGGTGACCATTACCTTCAGCGAGGCGGTCAGCGGTTTCACCAACGCCGACCTGACGGTCGCCAATGGCACGTTGAGCGCGGTCAGCAGCAGCGACGGCGGCATCACCTGGACCGCGACGTTCACCCCGAGCGCCAGCGTCACCGACACCAGCAACCTGATTACCCTGGACAACACCGGCATCGTCGACCTGTCGGGCAACGCCGGCAGCGGCACCACCGATTCCAACAATTATGCGATCGATACGGTGCGGCCAACCGCGACCATCGTGGTCGCCGACAGCAATCTCACTGCCGGTGAAACCTCGCTGGTGACCATCACCTTCAGCGAAGCGGTGAGCGGTTTCACCAACGCCGACCTGATCATTGCCAACGGTACGCTGACCGCCGTGAGCAGCAGCGACGGCGGTATCACCTGGACGGCCACGTTCACCCCGAACGTGGGCGTCAACGACGCGACCAACCTGATCACGCTGGCCAACACCGGCATCTCCGACCTTTCGGGCAACGCTGGCAGCGGCACGACCAACTCCAACAACTACGCCATCGACACCGTGGTGCCGACTGCGACCATCATCGTGTCCGACCCCAGCCTGAAAATCGGCGAGTCCTCGCTGGTGACCATCACCTTCAGTGAAGCGGTGACCGGTTTCACCAACGCCGACCTGACGATTGCCAACGGCACGCTCAGCGCGGTGAGCAGCAGCGACGGCGGCATTACCTGGACGGCAACCTTCACGCCGACCACCAACATCACCGACGCCACCAACCTGATCACACTGGACAACTCCGGTGTGCAGAACCTGTCGGGCAACGCCGGCAGCGGCACCACCGATTCGAACAACTATTCGATCGACACGGTCCGTCCAACCGCCACCATCGTGGTCGCCGACACCGCGCTCGGCGTCGGCCAGACCAGTCTGGTGACCATCACCTTCAGCGAAGCGGTGACCGGTTTCACCAACGCCGACCTGATCATCGCCAACGGTACGCTGAGCGCGGTGAGCAGCAGCGACGGCGGCATCACCTGGACCGCGACGTTCACGCCGGCGGCGGGCATCACCGACACCACCAACCTGATCACCCTGGACAACACCGGTATCTCCGATCTGGCGGGCAACGCTGGCAGCGGCACTACGGACTCCAACAACTATGCGGTCGACAGTCAGCGTCCGACGGCGACCATCGTCATGACCGACAGCGACCTGCGGCCCGGCGAAACGTCGCTGGTGACCATCACGTTCAGCGAGGCGGTGACCGGTTTCGACAACTCCGACCTGAGCGTCGCCAACGGCACCCTGAGCAACGTTTCGTCGAGCGACGGCGGCATCACCTGGACGGCCACCTTCACGCCGAACATCGGCGTCACCGACCTCACCAACCTGATCGTCCTGAACAACACCGGCATCACCGACCTGGCCGGCAACACCGGCACCGGCACCACCAGTTCGGCCAACTATCAGGTGCAGACTCAGGTGCCGACTGCCACCATCGTGGTGGCCGACACTTCGCTCAAGGCCGGGGAAACCTCGCTGGTGACCATCACCTTCAACGAAGCGGTCAGCGGTTTCGACAACAGCGACCTGACCATCGCCAACGGCACGCTGAGCAACGTCAGCAGCAGCGACGGCGGCATCACCTGGACCGCCACGTTCACGCCGACCAACAACATCACCGACAGCAGCAACCTGATCACCCTGAACAACGCCGGGGTGGCCAACCTGTCGGGCAACAGTGGTGTCGGCACCACCGATTCCAATAACTTCGCCATCGATACCGCGCTGCCGACCGCCACCATCGTGGTCGCCGACAATCGCCTGGGCATCGGTGAAACCACCACGGTGACCATCACCTTCAGCGAGGCGGTGAGCGGGTTCGATCTGTCGGACATCAGCGTCGCCAACGGTTCGCTGTCGAACCTGACCAGCAGCGACGGCGGCGTGACCTGGACCGCGACTTTCACACCGACAGCCAACGTCAACGATCCGACCAACCTGATCCTGATCGACACCGCCGGTGTCCAGGATCTGGCCGGCAACCTTGGCGCGAGCATCGCCATCTCCAACAACTACATCCTCGATGCGACCCGGCCGACGGTGAACATCGTGGTCGCCAATCCAAATCTGGGCATCGGCCAGAGCACCACGGTGACCTTCACCTTCAGCGAGGCGGTGAGCAATTTCGACCTGTCCGACCTGAGCGTGACCAACGGTGACCTGAGCAACCTGACCAGCAGCGACGGCGGCAAGACCTGGACCGCGACCTTCACGCCGACTGCAAATGTCACCGACCCGAGCAACTTCATTGCGCTGGACACCAGCAACGTCACCGACCTTGCGGGCAATGCCGGCAGCACGGTGGCGGTGTCGAACAACTACGCCCTCGACAGCGAACGGCCGACCGCCACGGTGGTGATCGCCAACCCGAACCTGGGTGTCGGTCAGACCTCGCAGGTGATCATCACCTTCAACGAAGCGGTGAGCGGTTTCGACCTGTCGGACCTCAGCGTGGCCAACGGCACCTTGTCCAACCTGAGCAGCAGCGACGGTGGCAAGACCTGGACGGCGACCCTGACGCCGAACGCCAACGTCAACAGCGCCAGCAATGCGATCAGCCTCAACATGGCCGGGGTCAGCGACTTGTCGGGCAACAGCGGCAGCAGTATCAGCAGCTCCGGTAATTACGTGATCAACACGGTGCCGGCGGTGACGCCCACTTCGCCATTGATCGTGGTGACGCCGGATCCGGAATTCCGCAGCAGCGATCCGGTCGCGCCGCCACCACCGCCGAACGTTCCGCTGCAACCGATCGTCTTCTCGCCGCCCACCGGCGACCTCGGTTCACCGCTGACTTTCGCGCCGTTGTTCGAACAGCGGGTGATCGGCAACGGCATCCGCCCGCTGGGGGACATTTTCATCAATCGCGGTGCGCTGAGCCCGAGTTTCATTGCTCAGGTCTTCAGCAGCAGCGACAACCTGGGTGACGGTTCCGGTCATGGCTTCCTCGGGTTTGGCGGCGGCGATGGCGGCGTGTTCGGCAGCAGCACGCTGTCGAGCCTGTTCAATCAGGACAGCAGCGCCGAGCGCGATTCACTGAACGCCTTTGGCAGCCAGTCGATCAAGGGCGGTGATATTTCCCAGGGCCTGCGCGGAGTGTTCGGCGCGCCGACCCTCGGCCAGCAACTGCAACAGATCAAGGACAGCGAGCAGCAGCGGGTCGACAACCTGGCGGCAGCTCTGCAACAGGTCGGCATCAGCGAAATGCCGGCCTGA
- a CDS encoding TolC family protein, with translation MKKSQKLFGASLLALAISGCAVTSEPIERSVSEQRARADLQSMYKGQEPLSGPLTLHQAMARAVKYNLEGRLKIMEEALAKRQLDLASFDMLPRMALDAGYVGRNNVSASSSQSVRTGTQSLEPSTSQDRDRDVADLTMVWNVLDFGVSYISAKQQGDQRLIVQERRRKVINTIVQDVRSAYWRAMAAERLLKQIDSLMARVDTARRNSESMSEQRIGDPVQSLGYQRSLIEATRQLEEQRRALSLAKTELATLINLPLGTNLTLATDDGYQIPELKVDLSKLEQEALTSRPELREQDYQTRISAAETRKAMLRLLPGLEFSAGGHYDSNSFLVEQGWADYGVKVTWNLFNVISAPAAIDVAKAGEEVAAARRQAMSIAVLAQLYVANANYQEALRQFKTNQQLSDIDGQIVGQLRNRRQADGIGELDLIQGELNTLQADLRRDLSYADLRNAYGQIFASAGLDPLPDQVQSTEVQSIATALANREAAWASGDISLPVAHASAQ, from the coding sequence ATGAAGAAAAGTCAGAAGTTGTTCGGCGCCAGCCTGCTGGCGCTGGCGATCAGCGGATGTGCAGTGACCAGTGAACCGATCGAACGCAGTGTCAGTGAACAAAGGGCCCGGGCCGACCTGCAAAGCATGTACAAGGGCCAGGAACCGCTGAGCGGTCCGCTGACCCTGCACCAGGCGATGGCCCGCGCGGTGAAGTACAACCTCGAAGGTCGCTTGAAAATCATGGAGGAGGCGCTGGCCAAGCGGCAGCTCGACCTCGCCAGTTTCGACATGCTGCCGCGCATGGCGCTGGACGCCGGTTACGTCGGGCGCAACAACGTCAGCGCCTCCAGCAGCCAGAGCGTGCGCACCGGCACCCAGTCCCTGGAACCGTCGACCTCTCAGGACCGCGACCGCGACGTCGCCGACCTGACCATGGTCTGGAACGTCCTCGATTTCGGCGTCAGCTACATCAGTGCCAAGCAGCAGGGCGACCAGCGCCTGATCGTTCAGGAACGCCGGCGCAAGGTGATCAACACCATCGTTCAGGACGTGCGGTCGGCCTATTGGCGGGCAATGGCCGCCGAACGTCTGCTCAAGCAGATCGACAGCCTGATGGCGCGAGTCGATACCGCCCGTCGCAACAGCGAAAGCATGAGCGAACAGCGCATCGGCGATCCGGTGCAGTCCCTCGGTTATCAGCGTTCGCTGATCGAGGCGACCCGGCAACTGGAAGAACAGCGCCGTGCGTTGTCGCTGGCGAAAACCGAACTGGCGACCCTGATCAACCTGCCGCTGGGCACCAACCTGACGTTGGCCACCGATGACGGTTATCAAATCCCGGAACTCAAGGTCGATCTGAGCAAACTCGAACAGGAAGCCCTGACCAGCCGTCCGGAACTGCGCGAGCAGGATTACCAGACCCGGATCAGCGCCGCCGAAACCCGCAAGGCCATGCTGCGTCTGCTGCCGGGCCTGGAGTTCTCCGCCGGCGGGCATTACGACAGCAACTCGTTCCTGGTCGAGCAGGGCTGGGCCGACTACGGCGTGAAGGTCACCTGGAACCTGTTCAACGTGATCTCCGCCCCGGCGGCCATCGACGTGGCCAAGGCCGGTGAAGAAGTCGCCGCCGCGCGACGTCAGGCGATGTCGATTGCGGTGCTGGCGCAGCTCTACGTGGCCAACGCCAACTATCAGGAGGCGCTGCGCCAGTTCAAGACCAACCAGCAACTGTCGGACATCGACGGGCAAATTGTCGGTCAGTTGCGTAACCGTCGTCAGGCCGACGGCATTGGTGAACTGGACCTGATTCAGGGCGAACTCAACACCTTGCAGGCCGACTTGCGGCGTGATCTGTCCTATGCCGATCTGCGCAATGCCTATGGCCAGATCTTCGCCAGCGCCGGCCTTGATCCGCTGCCGGATCAGGTGCAGTCGACCGAAGTCCAGTCGATCGCCACCGCGCTGGCCAACCGCGAAGCCGCGTGGGCCTCGGGGGATATTTCGCTGCCGGTGGCCCATGCCTCCGCGCAGTGA
- the cysC gene encoding adenylyl-sulfate kinase, translating to MPPRSDVLAPTASISRAQREARNGHRGTAMLLTGLPAAGKSTLAQALHAELFSRGLQSVVLDGDGLRVGLNRDLGFTDADRLENIRRASELAALLVENGQIVILAMIAPLAELREVFARRLGEDYREVWCSAALAVCEQRDPKGHYARARRGELAGFTGVSAPYEAPAQASLVLDTGTLSVEACLDRLLTWLGETAVLPKA from the coding sequence ATGCCTCCGCGCAGTGACGTATTGGCGCCGACCGCCAGTATCAGCCGTGCACAACGTGAGGCCCGCAACGGCCATCGCGGCACGGCGATGCTGCTGACCGGCTTGCCGGCGGCGGGCAAATCGACCCTTGCCCAGGCGTTGCACGCCGAGTTGTTCAGTCGCGGTCTGCAAAGCGTGGTGCTCGATGGCGACGGATTGCGGGTCGGGCTCAACCGTGACCTGGGTTTTACCGATGCCGACCGGCTGGAAAACATCCGCCGCGCCAGTGAGTTGGCGGCATTGCTGGTGGAGAACGGGCAAATCGTGATTCTGGCGATGATCGCGCCGCTGGCGGAACTGCGCGAGGTGTTTGCCCGCCGTTTGGGCGAGGACTATCGCGAGGTCTGGTGCAGCGCCGCGCTGGCGGTGTGCGAGCAGCGCGATCCGAAAGGGCATTACGCCCGGGCGCGGCGCGGCGAGCTGGCCGGGTTTACCGGCGTGTCGGCGCCTTACGAGGCGCCGGCCCAGGCTTCGCTGGTGCTCGACACCGGCACGCTGTCGGTCGAAGCCTGTCTGGACCGGTTGCTGACCTGGCTCGGCGAAACTGCGGTGTTGCCCAAGGCATGA